In a single window of the Micromonospora sp. WMMD1155 genome:
- a CDS encoding replication-relaxation family protein, with product MPQSRSVSLLTIYPHITSRDRRLLQLLDDHQVLTTDQIHRMLFLARRTCQIRLGELAALGLLDRFRFARAGGGSHPWHWTLGHQGHRFQAAAHRRPEPTVRTSRQIVDRLSANPSLNHLLAANEFFVRLTARTRQHPEARLDRWWSETMTTKQFRTITADGHGLWSVADATVGFFLEADTGTEPLGRVVAKLDRYDQLIRRGGPRYPVLFWLGSEPREEHLHRLLRGRISGVPVATATHACDPTEAVWLPGGGTGRVRLAELPSDHGQPVADNPNYDEGVFVP from the coding sequence ATGCCGCAATCACGATCGGTCAGCCTCCTGACCATCTATCCCCACATCACCAGCCGTGACCGCCGGCTTCTGCAGCTGCTCGACGACCACCAGGTCCTCACCACCGATCAGATCCACCGCATGCTGTTCCTCGCCCGCCGGACCTGTCAGATCCGCCTCGGTGAGCTGGCCGCATTGGGCCTGCTGGACCGGTTCCGGTTCGCCCGCGCCGGGGGTGGTAGCCATCCGTGGCACTGGACGCTCGGCCACCAGGGGCACCGGTTCCAGGCCGCCGCGCACCGCCGGCCCGAACCCACCGTGCGCACCAGCCGTCAGATCGTCGACCGGCTCTCGGCCAACCCGAGTCTGAACCACCTGCTCGCGGCCAACGAATTCTTCGTCCGGCTCACCGCGCGCACCCGCCAGCACCCCGAGGCACGGCTGGACCGTTGGTGGTCCGAGACGATGACCACGAAGCAGTTCCGCACCATCACCGCCGACGGGCACGGCCTGTGGAGCGTCGCCGACGCCACCGTGGGGTTCTTCCTGGAGGCCGACACCGGCACCGAACCCCTCGGCCGGGTGGTGGCCAAACTCGACCGGTACGACCAGCTGATCCGCCGCGGCGGTCCCCGCTACCCGGTGCTGTTCTGGCTCGGCAGCGAACCTCGTGAGGAGCACCTGCACCGGCTCCTACGCGGCCGGATCAGCGGCGTTCCCGTCGCCACCGCAACCCACGCCTGCGACCCGACCGAGGCAGTGTGGTTGCCCGGCGGCGGCACCGGCCGGGTCCGGCTCGCCGAGCTGCCGAGCGACCACGGGCAGCCTGTAGCGGACAACCCCAACTACGACGAGGGCGTCTTCGTGCCCTGA